A single genomic interval of Nonomuraea rubra harbors:
- a CDS encoding ABC transporter permease codes for MTWLAWRTLRWHPGSLIGTLITLVVAATAVGSLWFVVDATDRQEVPVERYAGVPLVVGTTGGAISPGLVAAVKALPEVAATVPEHSFPAGLSARGTPVRVPGDQNPWPWGHGWSSARLTPFQLRDGRPPRARGEVVVDARLAAAAQMGIGDRVEITVAGTIRPHKVVGVAAAGTAWRYQSALFFADGHVAELIGGRRGADALGVHPRPGVGTEALRVAVAKAVEPYNTPGLRVISVAVGAGRGEQENNILSPEGFNTMWFSVWITALVSTGMIAAAMGMSIRRRGTEIAVLRAIGARPGQIRRMLLAEGMLLSVVACAVAIPLGMLLAPVVAVRFRDFGAVSVAFEVGYRPAPGLWTLAFTLAMALTANLISVRRALRIRPGDALGETPAQGRRLGMGRLLTGLALLAGAGALSAALLWEVIPPEAPSLTLLQVVTVCLAVAAVGLLAPWVVLVAGKLVRPGITHASRVGGYLAVASVVFNHRRYAGAVASLTLGVTLVGVVAGTQLFYNWRRASDAVRDLRADHVLRPAAGASALSEELRRRILAHDGTSAAVGIGSIPAAVSVEGRPLAPNPPPFSATMFTGDITQALDLSIRGRPPRDLGEGEIAIDDSLAARYGAGLGSRLRIRFPGVAEGSSYTVTTIYTSAPEVKSMLLPAKAISATHLTSELHELIYVRGADPSEIVDARSAVESFTKQEYMWRRSQEHAAQNRFMPYVSVLVALFCLVAAVNSLCLTLVDRRREFTGMRHLGMRRGQVMRMVCWESALTVVPVLVLSLATTAWMALVHAVSEPGGLAGTLSFIPFDWLAALGGGALLAALAGSLLVVRVAMRNERQGLA; via the coding sequence ATGACGTGGTTGGCGTGGCGGACGCTGCGATGGCATCCGGGGAGCCTGATCGGCACGCTGATCACGCTGGTCGTCGCGGCGACCGCGGTCGGCTCTCTGTGGTTCGTCGTCGACGCCACGGACCGGCAGGAGGTCCCCGTGGAGCGGTACGCGGGTGTCCCGCTGGTGGTCGGCACGACCGGAGGGGCGATCTCACCCGGTCTGGTGGCGGCCGTGAAGGCGCTCCCCGAGGTGGCGGCGACGGTGCCCGAGCACAGCTTCCCCGCCGGCCTGTCCGCTCGCGGGACTCCGGTGCGGGTGCCCGGGGACCAGAACCCATGGCCGTGGGGACATGGCTGGTCGAGCGCCAGGCTGACGCCGTTCCAGCTCCGCGACGGGCGGCCGCCGCGGGCCCGCGGCGAGGTGGTCGTCGACGCGCGCCTGGCCGCTGCCGCACAGATGGGGATCGGGGACCGGGTCGAGATCACTGTGGCGGGAACCATCCGTCCCCACAAAGTGGTCGGCGTGGCGGCGGCCGGCACGGCCTGGCGTTATCAGTCGGCGCTGTTCTTCGCCGACGGCCACGTCGCGGAGCTGATCGGAGGCCGGCGCGGCGCCGACGCGCTCGGGGTTCACCCCCGGCCGGGCGTCGGCACGGAAGCGCTGCGGGTGGCCGTGGCGAAGGCAGTGGAGCCGTACAACACGCCTGGCCTGCGGGTCATCAGCGTCGCCGTGGGCGCGGGCCGCGGCGAGCAGGAGAACAACATCCTGTCCCCTGAGGGTTTCAACACCATGTGGTTCTCGGTGTGGATCACGGCCCTGGTCTCGACGGGCATGATCGCCGCTGCCATGGGCATGTCGATCCGGCGCCGCGGCACGGAGATCGCCGTTTTGCGAGCCATCGGCGCCCGCCCCGGGCAGATCCGCCGCATGCTGCTCGCGGAGGGAATGCTGCTCTCCGTCGTGGCCTGTGCCGTAGCGATCCCGCTCGGCATGCTCCTCGCGCCGGTCGTCGCGGTCCGCTTCCGCGACTTCGGCGCCGTGAGCGTGGCGTTCGAGGTCGGGTACCGCCCGGCGCCCGGGTTGTGGACGCTCGCATTCACCCTCGCCATGGCTCTGACGGCGAACCTGATCTCGGTACGGCGCGCGCTGCGCATCCGGCCGGGCGACGCGCTGGGCGAGACCCCGGCGCAGGGCCGACGACTCGGCATGGGACGGCTGCTGACCGGCCTGGCGCTGCTGGCAGGGGCCGGGGCCTTGTCCGCAGCACTGCTGTGGGAGGTGATCCCGCCGGAGGCACCTAGCCTGACGCTCCTCCAGGTCGTCACGGTGTGCCTGGCTGTGGCGGCGGTCGGGCTGCTCGCGCCGTGGGTTGTGCTGGTCGCGGGCAAGCTGGTGCGGCCCGGGATCACCCACGCGTCACGGGTGGGTGGCTACCTCGCGGTCGCCAGCGTGGTCTTCAACCACCGCAGGTACGCCGGCGCTGTGGCGTCACTGACGCTCGGCGTGACACTGGTCGGCGTGGTCGCGGGCACACAGCTCTTCTACAACTGGAGAAGGGCCTCGGACGCCGTCAGGGACCTCCGCGCCGACCACGTGCTGCGACCCGCCGCCGGCGCCAGCGCGCTGTCGGAAGAACTGCGACGCCGCATCCTGGCACACGACGGCACGTCCGCCGCAGTCGGAATCGGCTCGATACCGGCGGCTGTGTCAGTGGAGGGCCGACCGCTCGCTCCGAACCCGCCGCCCTTCTCCGCCACCATGTTCACCGGCGACATCACCCAGGCCCTCGATTTGTCGATACGCGGCCGGCCGCCCCGCGACCTGGGCGAAGGCGAGATCGCCATCGACGACTCGCTGGCAGCTCGTTATGGGGCCGGGCTCGGGTCGCGCCTGCGGATCCGCTTCCCCGGAGTGGCCGAGGGCTCTTCCTACACGGTGACCACTATCTACACTTCTGCTCCCGAAGTGAAGTCGATGCTGTTGCCCGCCAAGGCCATCTCCGCCACCCATCTGACGTCGGAGCTGCACGAGCTGATCTACGTGCGGGGCGCCGACCCCAGCGAGATCGTGGACGCCCGTTCGGCCGTCGAGTCCTTCACCAAGCAGGAGTACATGTGGCGCAGGAGCCAGGAGCATGCCGCGCAGAACCGCTTCATGCCCTACGTCTCCGTGCTGGTCGCGCTGTTCTGCCTGGTGGCCGCGGTCAACAGTCTGTGCCTGACGCTCGTGGACCGCAGGCGGGAGTTCACCGGCATGCGCCACCTCGGCATGCGGCGGGGCCAGGTGATGAGGATGGTCTGCTGGGAGAGCGCGCTCACCGTCGTGCCCGTCCTTGTGCTGTCCCTGGCCACGACCGCTTGGATGGCGCTCGTGCACGCCGTGAGCGAGCCCGGCGGACTGGCCGGGACGTTGTCCTTCATCCCCTTTGACTGGCTTGCCGCGCTCGGCGGCGGCGCGCTCCTGGCCGCCCTGGCGGGGTCGCTGCTGGTCGTCCGCGTCGCCATGAGAAACGAGAGGCAGGGTTTGGCATGA
- a CDS encoding response regulator yields MIKVLLVDDHAVVRAGLRLLLDTGPGLMTVGEAADGLDAVRQSHVLRPDVVLMDLHLPGMDGVAATRRIVTELPSTKVLALSTFDLEEHVVAALRAGASGFLPKDVSPEELIDGIRIVHRGEATVAPRLLLGLIGTFVRPTRTRAVPVPTELAGLSDRERQVLELIARGLSNHEIAAETGLAVSTVKNRVTDVFAKLELRDRAQAVIVAYEAGLVIPGDHLR; encoded by the coding sequence GTGATCAAAGTACTGCTCGTGGACGACCACGCCGTGGTCCGGGCTGGACTGCGCCTGCTGCTCGACACCGGGCCCGGGCTGATGACCGTGGGGGAGGCTGCCGACGGGCTGGACGCGGTGCGGCAGTCCCATGTCCTGCGGCCGGACGTGGTGCTGATGGACCTGCACCTGCCGGGCATGGACGGGGTAGCGGCCACGAGGCGCATCGTCACCGAGCTGCCGAGCACGAAGGTGCTGGCGTTGAGCACGTTCGACCTGGAGGAGCACGTGGTGGCGGCACTGCGGGCGGGCGCGTCGGGGTTCCTGCCCAAGGACGTCTCGCCGGAGGAGCTGATCGACGGCATCAGGATCGTCCACCGGGGCGAGGCGACGGTGGCGCCCCGGCTGCTGCTAGGCCTGATCGGTACGTTTGTCCGGCCCACCCGGACGCGGGCGGTCCCGGTGCCCACGGAGCTGGCCGGGCTCAGCGACCGGGAGCGGCAGGTGCTCGAGCTCATCGCCCGCGGGCTGTCCAACCATGAGATCGCCGCCGAGACCGGGCTCGCGGTCTCGACGGTGAAGAACCGCGTCACCGACGTGTTCGCCAAGCTGGAGTTACGGGACCGGGCCCAGGCGGTGATCGTCGCCTATGAGGCCGGGCTCGTGATTCCTGGCGATCACCTACGCTGA
- a CDS encoding peptidase inhibitor family I36 protein: MKLAKKAAIALLIVGACVAGTSSAASATPEPAELPGVVSIETGDAPVATAVAGSLCVYQAQEYTSGRFCLSTGDGDLRNNRYHIGTASVNDTVSSFVNRTNYAVEFCNVVGFGTPCVLVPPMSMAPDLANWDNRFSSIRFHRV; this comes from the coding sequence GTGAAACTCGCGAAGAAGGCCGCCATCGCCCTGCTGATCGTCGGAGCCTGTGTCGCTGGAACGTCCAGTGCCGCCTCCGCCACGCCCGAACCCGCCGAACTCCCAGGTGTTGTCTCGATCGAGACCGGCGACGCGCCGGTGGCCACTGCGGTGGCCGGCAGCCTCTGCGTCTATCAGGCCCAGGAGTACACGTCAGGACGCTTCTGCCTCAGCACCGGCGATGGTGATCTACGCAACAACCGCTACCACATCGGCACCGCGTCCGTTAATGACACTGTGAGTTCGTTCGTCAACCGGACCAACTATGCCGTCGAGTTCTGTAACGTGGTCGGCTTCGGAACGCCCTGTGTGCTTGTTCCCCCGATGAGCATGGCGCCGGACCTCGCTAACTGGGATAACAGGTTCTCCTCCATCCGGTTCCACCGGGTCTGA
- a CDS encoding sensor histidine kinase — MKLSILRGWMTRAWAGDAGLAVVVLVAELGPFIQWPGTGPVLTTVAAAGLMLLRRRHPVVVAVLVGALYVIAYQMPVPDAPVSAMLIALYSVGRHTAVLPSTAVATAAVVVGALVHRLSWEYDVSMTLGLSLPPALPVAAGHVVRLRKELGQRREQQAAENAVRAERRRLARELHDVIAHHVSVVNLYMGVARRTIPADPERARQALLTGEDTARQAMTELRHLLDVLRTDGEPIESQAGAGAPGLPALVEESGDAVLEISGAAVELPTAVDHTVYRLVQEALTNTRKHAAGARSTVRLAYLPGLLEVEVTDDGRPRPGGGGLGLGLAGMAERVSLCGGELRAGPAPEGGFVVHARLPLTEKM; from the coding sequence GTGAAGTTGTCGATCTTGCGTGGGTGGATGACCCGCGCTTGGGCTGGCGATGCCGGGCTGGCGGTTGTGGTACTGGTGGCGGAGCTCGGCCCGTTCATCCAGTGGCCAGGCACCGGACCTGTGCTGACGACGGTCGCCGCGGCGGGCCTCATGCTGCTGCGACGACGCCATCCGGTGGTCGTGGCGGTGCTCGTCGGTGCCCTGTACGTGATTGCCTACCAGATGCCAGTGCCCGACGCGCCAGTCAGCGCCATGCTCATCGCACTCTACTCCGTGGGCCGGCACACCGCCGTGCTGCCCTCGACCGCTGTAGCCACGGCCGCCGTCGTCGTTGGTGCCCTCGTCCACAGGTTGAGCTGGGAGTACGACGTCTCGATGACGCTAGGTCTCTCGCTGCCGCCCGCCCTGCCCGTGGCGGCAGGGCACGTCGTGCGCCTGCGCAAGGAGCTGGGCCAGCGCAGGGAGCAGCAGGCGGCGGAGAACGCGGTGCGTGCCGAGCGTCGCCGCCTCGCTCGCGAGCTGCACGACGTGATCGCCCATCATGTCAGCGTGGTGAACCTGTACATGGGCGTGGCCAGGAGGACAATCCCCGCCGATCCGGAGCGGGCCCGGCAGGCTCTGCTCACCGGCGAGGACACGGCCCGCCAGGCGATGACGGAATTGCGCCACCTGCTGGACGTGCTGCGTACCGACGGCGAGCCGATCGAGAGCCAGGCGGGTGCCGGGGCGCCCGGGCTGCCAGCGTTGGTCGAGGAGTCCGGCGACGCGGTGCTGGAGATTTCAGGGGCCGCTGTCGAGCTGCCGACGGCCGTGGACCACACGGTCTATCGCCTCGTCCAAGAGGCGCTCACGAACACCCGCAAGCACGCGGCGGGTGCCCGCTCCACGGTCCGGCTGGCCTACCTGCCCGGCCTTTTGGAGGTTGAGGTCACCGACGACGGGCGGCCGCGTCCGGGCGGCGGCGGTCTGGGGCTCGGGCTGGCAGGGATGGCCGAACGGGTGTCGTTGTGCGGAGGAGAGCTGCGTGCGGGGCCTGCGCCCGAGGGAGGATTCGTGGTACATGCTCGCCTTCCGCTGACGGAGAAGATGTGA
- a CDS encoding LacI family DNA-binding transcriptional regulator, translated as MAKVTLQTIADRLGVSRATVSYAFSRPDQLSDGLRQRILQVADELGYAGPNPTARSLRLGRAGALGLLFSETLAYAFADPYAIGFFQGLATAAEDAGVGLLILPLPHGDRRSDTVRDAVVDAFCVMSLPDGHPALAEVLARKLPVVVVDEPYVPGHPFLGIDEPAAGAAAARHVLELGHRRLGVAMVGLHEDGYTGWADQERQRGAAFEAMRARRGGYQTACEQAGLDWAGVPFYEVARNSREAGRRAGHALLGREPRPTAILTNTDVLALGILDAAADLGLEVPGQLSIVGFSDSAAEEAGLTTIRQAKQEIGETAGRLLLSGSAATPERRLFPHELVVRSSTAPPTR; from the coding sequence ATGGCCAAGGTCACGCTCCAGACGATCGCCGACCGCCTCGGTGTGTCCCGGGCCACCGTGTCCTACGCCTTCTCCCGCCCCGACCAGCTCAGCGACGGGCTCCGGCAGCGAATCCTCCAGGTGGCCGACGAACTCGGCTACGCCGGCCCCAATCCCACCGCGCGTTCCCTTAGGCTCGGCCGGGCGGGCGCGCTCGGCCTGCTGTTCAGCGAGACGCTGGCGTACGCGTTCGCCGACCCGTACGCGATCGGCTTCTTTCAGGGGCTGGCCACCGCGGCAGAAGACGCGGGCGTGGGCCTGCTCATCCTGCCGCTGCCGCACGGCGACCGGCGCAGCGACACGGTCAGGGACGCGGTGGTCGATGCGTTCTGCGTGATGTCACTGCCCGACGGGCATCCGGCTCTGGCGGAGGTGCTGGCCAGAAAGCTGCCCGTCGTGGTGGTGGACGAGCCGTACGTGCCGGGGCATCCCTTCCTCGGCATCGACGAGCCGGCGGCAGGCGCGGCGGCGGCGCGGCACGTGCTGGAGCTCGGGCACCGGCGCCTGGGGGTCGCCATGGTCGGGCTGCACGAGGACGGCTACACCGGCTGGGCCGACCAGGAGCGGCAGCGGGGCGCGGCGTTCGAGGCCATGCGGGCGCGGCGCGGCGGCTACCAGACGGCCTGCGAGCAGGCCGGTCTCGACTGGGCCGGAGTGCCGTTCTACGAGGTGGCGCGCAACTCGCGCGAGGCGGGACGGCGGGCGGGGCACGCGCTGCTCGGCCGGGAGCCGCGGCCGACCGCGATCCTCACCAACACCGACGTACTGGCGCTCGGCATCCTGGACGCTGCCGCCGACCTGGGGCTGGAGGTGCCCGGACAGCTGTCGATAGTGGGGTTCTCCGACAGCGCCGCCGAGGAAGCCGGGCTCACCACGATCCGGCAGGCCAAGCAGGAGATCGGGGAGACGGCCGGTCGACTCCTGCTATCGGGGAGCGCGGCCACGCCCGAGCGGCGGCTGTTCCCGCACGAGCTGGTCGTCCGCTCCTCCACCGCCCCGCCAACCCGCTGA
- a CDS encoding SDR family oxidoreductase, which translates to MFITGGAQGIGLGMARAFARAGARLALADLDEERLQSAKRELAALTGDDSAVAVFPLNVRDREAFARVVDAAEDRLGPIAVLCNNAGLGFLTPITALRYEQWDHVLDVNLGGVINGVQTVLPRMLDRGGPGHIVNTASGAGLIATTNVTYVTSKFAVVGMSESLRIQPELIANGIGVTVVCPGLVRTNVTLNSARAEERQDQAAREGHAVLQRYGLDPDVVGEQVLEAVLANRLYVHTDRYVAPLIEERMRSLLEALPAETERDRELAPLLRARLAAQSERA; encoded by the coding sequence GTGTTCATCACCGGGGGTGCCCAAGGCATCGGGCTCGGCATGGCCCGCGCGTTCGCCAGGGCAGGCGCCCGTCTCGCGCTGGCCGACCTCGACGAGGAGCGACTGCAATCGGCGAAGCGGGAACTGGCGGCGCTCACGGGCGACGATTCAGCGGTGGCGGTCTTCCCGCTCAACGTCCGCGATCGCGAGGCCTTCGCCCGCGTCGTCGACGCCGCGGAGGACCGCCTCGGCCCGATCGCCGTGCTCTGCAACAACGCGGGACTCGGTTTCCTCACACCGATCACGGCTCTGCGATACGAGCAGTGGGACCATGTGCTCGACGTCAACCTCGGCGGCGTGATCAACGGCGTGCAGACCGTACTGCCGCGCATGCTCGATCGAGGCGGGCCGGGACACATCGTCAACACCGCGTCCGGGGCGGGGCTGATCGCGACTACCAACGTCACGTACGTGACGTCGAAATTCGCCGTGGTCGGGATGTCGGAGTCGCTGCGGATTCAGCCAGAGCTCATCGCGAACGGCATCGGGGTGACGGTCGTGTGCCCGGGTTTGGTGCGAACGAACGTCACCCTCAACAGCGCTCGAGCCGAGGAGCGGCAGGACCAGGCCGCCAGGGAGGGGCACGCCGTGCTCCAACGCTACGGGCTCGACCCTGACGTGGTCGGTGAGCAGGTGCTGGAGGCGGTTCTCGCGAACAGGCTGTACGTGCACACCGACCGTTATGTGGCTCCGCTGATCGAGGAGCGCATGCGGTCACTCCTGGAGGCGCTGCCGGCGGAAACCGAGCGAGACCGGGAACTGGCACCGCTGCTGCGCGCCCGGCTGGCCGCTCAGAGCGAGCGGGCCTAG
- a CDS encoding ABC transporter ATP-binding protein, whose protein sequence is MTALREVSHAFARGSFTAVMGPSGSGKTTLLQCAAGLTRPTSGSVHVGGADLTTLTGAELSELHGQRIGFVFQAFNLLPALTARENIELPLRLARTKAAPGWVEELVNRTGVADHAHRRPHELSGGQQQRVAICRALVAGPEVVFADEPTGNLDTRSGREVLDLLRLVVDVLGQTVIMVTHDPAVASRADRVLVLSDGRLVDVMEAPTTEEVVAGIANRG, encoded by the coding sequence GTGACCGCTCTGCGCGAAGTCAGCCATGCCTTCGCGCGCGGCTCGTTCACGGCGGTGATGGGGCCGTCCGGCTCGGGCAAGACCACGTTGCTGCAGTGTGCCGCCGGGCTCACCCGGCCCACCTCGGGCTCGGTCCATGTGGGCGGCGCCGACCTCACGACGTTGACCGGGGCCGAGCTGTCCGAGCTGCACGGGCAGCGGATCGGGTTCGTCTTCCAGGCGTTCAATCTGCTGCCCGCGCTCACCGCGAGGGAGAATATCGAGCTTCCGCTGCGGCTGGCCAGGACGAAGGCGGCTCCCGGCTGGGTGGAGGAACTGGTGAACCGGACGGGTGTCGCCGATCATGCGCACCGGCGGCCACACGAACTGTCAGGCGGGCAGCAGCAACGGGTGGCCATCTGCCGCGCGCTCGTGGCGGGGCCTGAGGTGGTCTTCGCCGACGAGCCGACGGGCAATCTCGACACCAGATCAGGACGGGAGGTCCTGGACCTGCTGCGGCTCGTGGTCGACGTCCTGGGGCAGACGGTCATCATGGTCACCCATGACCCGGCCGTCGCCTCGCGCGCCGACAGGGTTCTCGTCCTAAGTGACGGGCGGCTGGTGGACGTCATGGAGGCACCGACGACCGAGGAGGTCGTCGCCGGCATCGCGAACCGGGGCTGA
- a CDS encoding HAD family hydrolase, producing MFDLDGTLVDTMMSVPTAYADTIGALDGPVISPQDVVAAWNLGPTPAVLAHFLGRSASAEDLECFYRHLDVAAANVHAFPGVVDLLGALSRAGHPLGVFTSATRRAATLMLANAGLKGLFSVVVCGDEVSHPKPSPEGLELACRLLGVEATAAVYVGDAEVDLHCARRAGARGIHASWSLVGTVRACSDLTAQHPRDVIGLVSA from the coding sequence GTGTTCGATCTCGACGGCACTCTGGTTGACACGATGATGTCTGTACCCACCGCATACGCGGACACGATTGGCGCACTCGACGGCCCCGTCATCTCACCCCAGGATGTAGTGGCCGCCTGGAACCTCGGCCCGACGCCAGCGGTACTGGCCCATTTCCTCGGCCGCTCGGCTTCGGCTGAGGACCTGGAGTGCTTTTATCGTCATCTGGATGTTGCGGCCGCAAACGTCCATGCCTTCCCCGGTGTGGTCGACCTGCTCGGTGCTCTGAGCCGGGCCGGACATCCACTCGGAGTCTTCACCAGCGCAACCAGGCGTGCCGCCACACTCATGCTCGCCAACGCAGGCCTGAAAGGGCTGTTTTCGGTAGTGGTGTGCGGCGACGAAGTTAGCCACCCCAAACCCTCGCCCGAGGGACTGGAACTCGCCTGCCGCTTACTCGGAGTAGAGGCGACCGCTGCCGTCTATGTCGGCGACGCAGAGGTAGACCTCCACTGCGCCCGCCGAGCAGGAGCACGAGGCATTCACGCGTCCTGGAGCCTTGTCGGCACCGTCCGCGCATGCTCGGACTTGACGGCCCAGCACCCACGAGACGTCATTGGGCTCGTCTCAGCCTGA
- a CDS encoding TetR/AcrR family transcriptional regulator, producing MTEEPRRRERKRRAAIRHVQAVALDLFDEHGFAAVTIEQVAAAADVSPSSVYRYFGTKEGIILSRPDEGLIRELRELSAEGHPMIEALRRTIAVFVATSGDGGTLDRRRVRYLMEVPSVQAAVARRFFSDTSAVAEYLAGQMGRPAHDLEVQIMCGALYGGIIGTLRHWHATNYVEPLGDLLDKTLTALEKGLHVDRR from the coding sequence ATGACTGAGGAGCCCCGGCGGCGGGAGCGGAAGCGTAGAGCAGCGATACGCCATGTCCAGGCGGTGGCGCTGGACCTGTTCGACGAGCACGGCTTCGCCGCCGTCACGATCGAGCAGGTCGCGGCGGCGGCCGACGTATCACCAAGCTCGGTCTACCGCTACTTCGGTACCAAGGAAGGGATCATCCTGTCCCGCCCCGACGAGGGGCTGATCAGGGAACTGCGAGAGCTGTCAGCCGAAGGACACCCGATGATCGAGGCGCTACGCCGTACGATCGCGGTGTTCGTCGCCACATCGGGCGACGGCGGCACTCTCGACCGGCGGCGGGTGCGTTACCTGATGGAGGTGCCGTCCGTCCAGGCGGCGGTGGCTCGTCGCTTCTTCAGCGACACTTCGGCGGTCGCGGAGTATCTCGCCGGGCAGATGGGCCGCCCCGCGCATGATCTCGAGGTCCAGATCATGTGCGGGGCGCTGTACGGCGGGATAATCGGGACACTTCGGCACTGGCATGCCACGAACTACGTGGAGCCACTGGGCGACCTGCTGGACAAGACCCTGACGGCTCTGGAGAAGGGTCTGCACGTGGACCGCCGCTGA
- a CDS encoding endonuclease/exonuclease/phosphatase family protein produces MALLITTAALPAAPTSAASAAATYKIWHWNMAGHHSHLGSTTNGIIQAIAGSISYRNPDFVSINEICRNQYGAVIDALQGMGWPQNLTNFARYEPMTAAGDPGYCAGHGIGIAIFSRFALGGTLRQTLRYDGSGKQRKLLCAPVAAQPRIRFCTTHLTTVAAYKFAQLGQVHSVLESYRSRGDIPIIAGDFNVQPDSPLLNTWYDPSVNNDANHGNIGRYHELDDREAMCPGWGEQTTESNKLGACGQSGKVDLLFVPAERLTSYSADAHPIGHVCGRNRDKPCSDHRIVDATASVTTGA; encoded by the coding sequence ATGGCGCTCCTCATCACCACCGCTGCGCTGCCGGCGGCTCCCACGTCGGCAGCCTCCGCGGCCGCGACGTACAAGATCTGGCATTGGAACATGGCCGGGCATCATTCGCACCTGGGCTCGACTACGAACGGAATCATTCAGGCGATCGCCGGATCGATCAGCTACCGCAATCCGGACTTCGTGTCGATCAACGAGATCTGTCGCAACCAGTACGGCGCCGTAATCGACGCCTTGCAGGGCATGGGCTGGCCGCAGAATCTCACGAACTTCGCCCGCTATGAGCCGATGACGGCGGCGGGCGACCCCGGCTACTGCGCCGGGCACGGCATCGGCATCGCGATCTTCAGCCGTTTCGCGCTGGGCGGCACACTACGGCAGACTCTGCGTTACGACGGGTCGGGCAAGCAGCGCAAACTCCTCTGCGCGCCCGTCGCCGCGCAGCCCAGGATCAGGTTTTGCACCACCCATCTGACGACCGTCGCCGCCTACAAGTTCGCTCAGCTGGGCCAGGTGCACAGCGTCCTGGAGTCCTACCGCTCCAGGGGTGACATCCCGATCATCGCGGGCGACTTCAACGTGCAGCCGGACTCACCGCTGCTGAACACCTGGTACGACCCCTCGGTCAACAACGACGCCAACCATGGCAACATCGGCCGCTATCACGAGCTCGACGACCGCGAGGCCATGTGCCCCGGCTGGGGCGAGCAGACCACCGAGAGTAATAAGCTCGGAGCCTGCGGCCAGTCGGGCAAGGTCGATCTCCTCTTCGTTCCCGCCGAGCGGCTGACCAGCTACAGCGCCGACGCCCATCCGATCGGGCACGTCTGCGGCCGCAACCGCGACAAGCCCTGTTCCGACCACCGCATCGTCGACGCCACCGCCTCGGTCACGACCGGGGCGTGA
- a CDS encoding FAD-dependent monooxygenase — MPEILIVGAGIGGLTAAIGLRRIGRSVSVIEKATTLGEVGAGLSLWPNALRALDELGVGEAVRAAGVSAVSRGGLRRPSGQWLRHRHPDDIPVLMVHRADLHRTLLDALPADCVRTNATVTEVKQATGGVDVMYRTHDGIRQKEAELVVAADGVHSTVRQQLWPETTKACFDGRSTWRAVTDGILEPAEEAITLARDQQFGLLPLPNGRLYWFLTAAVERQGIRYDDELGEVRRRVGHWHDPIPGILAVTAPSAVLHHDITTLAPLETYVSGRVVLLGDAAHAQSPDLGQGACQAIEDAVVLASALATEHDLDSALERYDQERRPRTQTIAQAAQRQAKLTQANFWAMTSAARLLPRSLWRRQTARWVDWSPPSL, encoded by the coding sequence ATGCCCGAAATCTTGATCGTGGGGGCGGGGATCGGCGGCCTTACCGCAGCCATAGGACTCAGGCGGATTGGTCGTTCGGTAAGCGTTATTGAAAAGGCCACCACTCTCGGCGAGGTCGGTGCGGGCTTGTCTCTGTGGCCGAATGCGCTACGTGCGTTGGACGAGCTTGGCGTCGGAGAGGCGGTCCGAGCAGCCGGAGTCTCCGCCGTGTCACGCGGTGGACTGCGTCGCCCGTCCGGGCAGTGGCTGCGGCACCGGCACCCCGATGACATCCCTGTACTGATGGTGCACCGCGCCGACCTGCACCGAACGCTGCTTGACGCGCTGCCCGCCGACTGTGTGCGCACCAACGCCACCGTCACAGAAGTCAAGCAAGCCACAGGCGGCGTCGACGTGATGTACCGGACTCACGACGGTATCCGGCAGAAGGAGGCCGAGCTGGTCGTGGCTGCCGACGGTGTGCATTCCACGGTCCGACAGCAGCTATGGCCCGAAACCACGAAGGCGTGCTTCGATGGCCGTTCGACCTGGCGTGCCGTCACCGACGGCATTCTCGAACCAGCCGAGGAAGCCATCACGTTGGCACGGGATCAGCAATTCGGCTTGCTACCACTACCCAACGGCCGCCTCTACTGGTTCCTCACGGCCGCGGTCGAAAGGCAAGGGATCCGTTACGACGACGAGTTGGGCGAGGTCCGACGCCGCGTGGGCCACTGGCACGACCCGATCCCCGGTATTTTGGCCGTCACCGCACCCAGCGCGGTGTTGCATCATGACATCACGACTCTCGCACCCCTGGAGACCTATGTAAGCGGGCGGGTGGTGCTGCTCGGCGATGCCGCCCACGCTCAGTCTCCCGACCTAGGGCAAGGCGCCTGCCAAGCCATCGAAGATGCGGTCGTTCTCGCATCAGCGCTGGCGACCGAACACGATCTCGATTCGGCGTTAGAGCGGTACGACCAGGAGCGACGTCCACGCACACAGACCATCGCCCAAGCGGCGCAACGTCAAGCCAAGCTGACGCAGGCGAACTTCTGGGCCATGACTTCTGCAGCCCGGCTACTGCCACGTTCACTGTGGCGCCGTCAGACCGCGCGTTGGGTGGACTGGTCGCCACCTTCCCTGTGA